A stretch of the Streptomyces sp. NBC_00078 genome encodes the following:
- a CDS encoding adenosylcobinamide-GDP ribazoletransferase: MLKTPWPDGLRFAFGTLTVLPVPVTRWDRDAARGGMLCAPLAGLVVGGCAALAGVALSALGAGPLPAAVASAAVPAVLTRGLHLDGLADTADGLGSGKPAEDALRIMKQSDIGPFGVITLVLVLLAQVAVLAQAYGDSWGRGALAAVVSATAARLALTLAARAGVPAARPEGLGAAVAGVVPVRAAVVAAVVVTGAAAAGGALTGTYDMVRTAAAVLASLAVAELLLRHCTRRFGGVTGDVFGGLAETAATVSLLVLSLGQ; this comes from the coding sequence GTGCTCAAGACCCCCTGGCCGGACGGCCTCCGCTTCGCCTTCGGCACCCTCACCGTGCTGCCCGTCCCGGTGACCCGCTGGGACCGGGACGCCGCGCGCGGCGGCATGCTCTGCGCCCCGCTCGCCGGACTGGTCGTCGGCGGGTGCGCGGCGCTGGCCGGTGTGGCGCTGTCGGCACTGGGCGCCGGTCCGCTGCCGGCTGCCGTCGCCTCCGCCGCCGTACCCGCCGTCCTCACCCGCGGACTGCACCTCGACGGGCTCGCGGACACCGCGGACGGGCTCGGCAGCGGCAAGCCCGCCGAGGACGCGCTGCGGATCATGAAGCAGTCGGACATCGGGCCGTTCGGGGTGATCACGCTCGTCCTGGTGCTGCTGGCGCAGGTGGCGGTGCTGGCTCAGGCGTACGGCGACTCGTGGGGGCGGGGTGCGCTCGCCGCCGTCGTCTCGGCGACCGCCGCCCGGCTCGCGCTCACCCTGGCCGCGCGGGCGGGCGTGCCGGCCGCCCGGCCCGAAGGGTTGGGGGCGGCGGTAGCGGGCGTGGTGCCGGTACGCGCGGCGGTGGTCGCGGCGGTCGTCGTGACCGGGGCGGCCGCCGCCGGGGGTGCGCTGACCGGGACGTACGACATGGTCCGTACGGCGGCGGCGGTCCTTGCCTCCCTCGCCGTCGCCGAACTCCTGCTCCGCCACTGCACACGCCGCTTCGGCGGGGTCACCGGCGATGTGTTCGGAGGGCTGGCGGAGACCGCGGCGACGGTTTCGCTCCTGGTGCTGTCACTGGGGCAGTAG
- the sucB gene encoding 2-oxoglutarate dehydrogenase, E2 component, dihydrolipoamide succinyltransferase: MAVSVTLPALGESVTEGTVTRWLKAEGERVEADEPLLEVSTDKVDTEIPSPAAGVLASIKVAEDETVEVGAELAVIDDGTGAPAAAPAPAAEPEPAAAPEPAPQAAAPSTEQAAPAPAPTAEAAAGGASAEGTDVVLPALGESVTEGTVTRWLKEVGEEVAEDEPLLEVSTDKVDTEIPAPVAGVLLEIVVGEDETAEVGAKLAVIGAPGAAPAAAPAPAAPAPAAAAPAAPAPAPAAAAPAPAAPAPQAPTAPAPQAPTAPAPQQVTTPAPEPVPSAPAPAPAPVTPAPAPAPAATAGDDGAYVTPLVRKLAAENGVDLAGVKGTGVGGRIRKQDVIAAAEAAKAAAAAPAPAAAAAPAAKKAPALEASPLRGQTVKMPRIRKVIGDNMVKALHEQAQLSSVVEVDVTRLMKLRGRAKDSFAAREGVKLSPMPFFVKAAAQALKAHAPINARINEGEGTITYFDTESIGIAVDSEKGLMTPVIKHAGDLNIAGIAKATAELAGKVRANKITPDELSGATFTISNTGSRGALFDTIIVPPGQVAILGIGATVKRPAVIETEEGTVIGVRDMTYLTLSYDHRLVDGADAARYLTAVKAILEAGEFEVELGL; the protein is encoded by the coding sequence ATGGCGGTTTCCGTAACCCTTCCGGCGCTCGGTGAGAGCGTCACCGAGGGCACTGTCACTCGCTGGCTGAAGGCCGAGGGCGAGCGCGTCGAGGCCGACGAGCCGCTGCTCGAGGTCTCGACCGACAAGGTCGACACCGAGATCCCCTCGCCCGCCGCCGGTGTCCTGGCGTCCATCAAGGTCGCCGAGGACGAGACCGTTGAGGTCGGCGCCGAGCTGGCCGTCATCGACGACGGCACGGGCGCGCCCGCTGCCGCCCCGGCCCCCGCTGCCGAGCCCGAGCCCGCCGCGGCTCCCGAGCCCGCCCCGCAGGCCGCTGCCCCGTCCACCGAGCAGGCGGCTCCGGCCCCCGCTCCCACCGCCGAGGCCGCTGCCGGCGGCGCCTCCGCCGAAGGCACGGACGTCGTCCTGCCCGCGCTCGGCGAATCCGTCACCGAGGGCACCGTCACCCGCTGGCTGAAGGAGGTCGGCGAGGAGGTCGCGGAGGACGAGCCCCTGCTCGAGGTCTCCACGGACAAGGTCGACACCGAGATCCCGGCGCCCGTCGCCGGCGTCCTGCTGGAGATCGTGGTCGGCGAGGACGAGACCGCCGAGGTCGGCGCCAAGCTCGCCGTGATCGGCGCGCCCGGTGCCGCTCCGGCGGCTGCCCCGGCCCCCGCCGCTCCGGCGCCCGCCGCCGCTGCCCCGGCAGCTCCGGCTCCGGCTCCGGCGGCTGCGGCGCCCGCTCCGGCCGCCCCGGCCCCGCAGGCCCCGACGGCTCCGGCCCCGCAGGCCCCGACGGCCCCGGCCCCGCAGCAGGTCACGACCCCGGCTCCCGAGCCGGTTCCGTCCGCCCCTGCTCCGGCGCCCGCCCCCGTCACCCCGGCTCCGGCTCCGGCTCCGGCTGCGACCGCCGGTGACGACGGCGCCTACGTCACCCCGCTGGTGCGCAAGCTCGCCGCCGAGAACGGCGTCGACCTGGCCGGCGTCAAGGGCACCGGCGTCGGCGGCCGTATCCGCAAGCAGGACGTCATCGCCGCCGCCGAGGCCGCGAAGGCCGCCGCCGCTGCTCCGGCTCCCGCTGCCGCCGCCGCGCCGGCCGCCAAGAAGGCGCCGGCCCTGGAGGCCTCCCCCCTCCGTGGCCAGACCGTCAAGATGCCGCGCATCCGCAAGGTCATCGGCGACAACATGGTCAAGGCGCTGCACGAGCAGGCGCAGCTGTCGTCGGTCGTCGAGGTCGACGTCACCCGCCTGATGAAGCTCCGCGGCAGGGCGAAGGACTCCTTCGCGGCCCGCGAGGGCGTCAAGCTCTCCCCGATGCCGTTCTTCGTGAAGGCGGCGGCCCAGGCGCTGAAGGCGCACGCGCCCATCAACGCCAGGATCAACGAGGGCGAAGGCACGATCACCTACTTCGACACCGAGAGCATCGGTATCGCGGTGGACTCCGAGAAGGGCCTGATGACCCCGGTCATCAAGCACGCGGGCGACCTCAACATCGCCGGTATCGCGAAGGCCACGGCGGAGCTGGCGGGCAAGGTCCGCGCCAACAAGATCACGCCCGACGAGCTGTCCGGCGCGACCTTCACCATCTCCAACACCGGTTCGCGCGGTGCGCTCTTCGACACGATCATCGTGCCGCCGGGCCAGGTCGCGATCCTCGGCATCGGTGCCACGGTCAAGCGCCCGGCGGTCATCGAGACCGAGGAGGGCACGGTCATCGGCGTCCGCGACATGACCTACCTGACCCTCTCCTACGACCACCGTCTGGTGGACGGCGCCGACGCGGCCCGTTACCTGACCGCGGTCAAGGCGATCCTGGAGGCGGGCGAGTTCGAGGTCGAGCTCGGCCTGTAA
- a CDS encoding RDD family protein, with protein MAWFIDFALVLALAAALAALTFHRISALVTDVPELATRGGFDLVSSRGDVIGASESVGLSLWGKVVLQVEEAFGALIVATFLYQWGCLALAGRTIGKGLLGLKVTPSAPRRAAVRAAVTTAADIAVYAVACILLVEGHFVLSVLVWALAVTIFFLNALPVFSPTRRSLADRLAGTAVTGFGITGPGATPPVRPF; from the coding sequence ATGGCCTGGTTCATCGACTTCGCGCTGGTGCTCGCACTGGCCGCCGCACTGGCTGCGCTCACCTTCCACCGCATCTCCGCGCTCGTCACCGACGTGCCCGAACTCGCCACCCGCGGCGGCTTCGACCTGGTGAGCTCGCGCGGCGACGTCATCGGCGCCTCGGAGAGCGTCGGGCTGTCGCTGTGGGGCAAGGTCGTGCTCCAGGTCGAGGAGGCCTTCGGGGCGCTGATCGTGGCGACGTTCCTGTACCAGTGGGGCTGCCTCGCGCTTGCCGGACGGACCATCGGCAAGGGACTGCTCGGGCTGAAGGTCACACCGAGCGCTCCTCGCCGGGCCGCCGTGCGCGCCGCCGTCACCACCGCCGCGGACATAGCCGTCTACGCCGTCGCCTGCATCCTGCTGGTCGAGGGTCACTTCGTGCTGTCGGTCCTCGTGTGGGCACTGGCCGTCACGATCTTCTTCCTCAACGCGCTGCCGGTCTTCTCGCCCACCCGCCGCTCCCTCGCCGACCGCTTGGCGGGCACGGCGGTGACCGGCTTCGGGATCACCGGGCCCGGCGCCACACCCCCGGTTCGTCCGTTTTAG
- a CDS encoding GntR family transcriptional regulator has product MTAPVVHSLREQIREHIVEGIVSGRWKPGERIVERRIATELEVSQTPVREALRELESLRLIESAPNKGVRVRNLTAADLEESYPVRAGLEAIAAELAAERLAEDCSALEPHVAALYEADRNADGTGQVRHTVGFHRELVRAAGNSVLLHTWEGLGIEVFTALSIRWLGTVQQSYAEEHEELVAAFRRRDPRIAEMVKAHVLGCAPRA; this is encoded by the coding sequence ATGACCGCGCCCGTCGTCCACTCGCTGCGCGAGCAGATCCGCGAGCACATCGTGGAGGGGATCGTCAGCGGGCGCTGGAAGCCGGGCGAGCGGATCGTGGAGCGGCGGATCGCGACCGAGCTGGAGGTCAGTCAGACACCGGTGCGGGAGGCGCTGCGCGAGCTGGAGTCCCTGCGGCTGATCGAGTCGGCGCCGAACAAGGGCGTGCGGGTACGGAACCTGACGGCGGCCGACCTGGAGGAGAGCTACCCCGTCCGGGCCGGCCTGGAGGCGATCGCGGCGGAGCTGGCGGCGGAGCGGCTCGCGGAGGACTGCTCGGCCCTGGAACCGCACGTCGCCGCCCTCTACGAGGCCGACCGCAACGCCGACGGCACCGGCCAGGTGCGGCACACGGTCGGCTTCCACCGCGAACTGGTCCGTGCGGCCGGCAACTCGGTCCTGCTGCACACCTGGGAGGGCCTGGGCATCGAGGTGTTCACGGCGCTCTCGATCCGCTGGCTGGGGACGGTGCAGCAGTCGTACGCGGAGGAGCACGAGGAGCTGGTGGCGGCGTTCCGTCGCCGGGATCCGCGGATCGCGGAGATGGTGAAGGCACATGTGCTCGGGTGCGCGCCGCGGGCGTGA
- the lpdA gene encoding dihydrolipoyl dehydrogenase — protein sequence MANDASTVFDLVILGGGSGGYAAALRGAQLGLDVALIEKDKVGGTCLHRGCIPTKALLHAGEIADQARESETFGVKATFEGIDVPAVHKYKDGVISGLYKGLQGLIASRKVTYIEGEGRLSSPTSVDVNGRRVQGRHVLLATGSVPKSLPGLDIDGNRIISSDHALVLDRVPKSAIVLGGGVIGVEFASAWKSFGTDVTVIEGLKHLVPVEDENSSKLLERAFRKRGIKFSLGTFFSKAEYTADGVKVTLADGKEFEAELLLVAVGRGPVSAGLGYEEQGVAMDRGYVLVDEYMRTNVPTISAVGDLVPTLQLAHVGFAEGILVAERLAGLKTVPIDYDGVPRVTYCHPEVASVGITEAKAKEIYGADKVVALKYNLAGNGKSKILNTSGEIKLVQVKDGAVVGVHMVGDRMGEQVGEAQLIYNWEALPAEVAQLIHAHPTQNEAMGEAHLALAGKPLHSHD from the coding sequence GTGGCGAACGACGCCAGCACCGTTTTCGACCTAGTGATCCTCGGCGGTGGTAGTGGCGGTTACGCCGCGGCGCTGCGCGGGGCCCAGCTGGGCCTGGACGTCGCCCTGATCGAGAAGGACAAGGTCGGCGGTACCTGCCTGCACCGGGGGTGCATCCCCACCAAGGCCCTGCTGCACGCGGGCGAGATCGCCGACCAGGCCCGCGAGAGCGAGACGTTCGGCGTCAAGGCCACCTTCGAGGGCATCGACGTACCCGCCGTCCACAAGTACAAGGACGGTGTCATCTCCGGCCTGTACAAGGGCCTGCAGGGACTCATCGCCTCCCGCAAGGTGACGTACATCGAGGGTGAGGGCCGTCTGTCCTCCCCGACCTCCGTCGACGTGAACGGCCGGCGCGTCCAGGGCCGTCACGTGCTCCTCGCGACCGGCTCCGTGCCGAAGTCGCTGCCGGGCCTGGACATCGACGGCAACCGCATCATCTCCTCGGACCACGCGCTCGTCCTGGACCGCGTCCCGAAGTCGGCGATCGTTCTTGGCGGCGGCGTCATCGGCGTCGAGTTCGCCTCCGCCTGGAAGTCCTTCGGCACGGACGTCACGGTCATCGAGGGCCTCAAGCACCTCGTCCCGGTCGAGGACGAGAACTCCTCCAAGCTTCTTGAGCGCGCCTTCCGCAAGCGCGGCATCAAGTTCAGCCTGGGCACCTTCTTCTCGAAGGCCGAGTACACCGCCGACGGCGTCAAGGTCACCCTGGCCGACGGCAAGGAGTTCGAGGCCGAGCTCCTGCTGGTCGCGGTGGGCCGCGGGCCCGTCTCGGCCGGTCTGGGCTACGAGGAGCAGGGCGTCGCCATGGACCGCGGCTACGTCCTGGTCGACGAGTACATGCGCACCAACGTGCCCACCATCTCCGCCGTCGGCGACCTCGTCCCGACCCTCCAGCTCGCGCACGTCGGCTTCGCCGAGGGCATCCTGGTGGCGGAGCGTCTGGCCGGCCTGAAGACCGTCCCGATCGACTACGACGGCGTGCCCCGGGTGACGTACTGCCACCCCGAGGTCGCCTCCGTGGGCATCACCGAGGCCAAGGCCAAGGAGATCTACGGTGCGGACAAGGTCGTCGCTCTGAAGTACAACCTCGCGGGCAACGGCAAGAGCAAGATCCTCAACACCTCGGGCGAGATCAAGCTCGTCCAGGTCAAGGACGGTGCCGTGGTCGGCGTCCACATGGTCGGCGACCGCATGGGCGAGCAGGTCGGCGAAGCCCAGCTGATCTACAACTGGGAGGCGCTGCCCGCCGAGGTCGCGCAGCTCATCCACGCCCACCCGACGCAGAACGAGGCGATGGGTGAGGCCCACCTGGCTCTGGCCGGCAAGCCCCTCCACTCGCACGACTGA
- the aceE gene encoding pyruvate dehydrogenase (acetyl-transferring), homodimeric type, which yields MTDPHAIQPSELDQLPDRDPEETAEWQASLDAVAKAAGPHRAAYLMRRTLERAEGNGIALPKLLETDYVNTIPTAAEPGVPGDEAMESRITAWNRWNAAAMVTRGAKHGVGGHIATFASAAWLYETGFNHFFRGKEADGSGDQLYIQGHASPGIYARAFLDGRLTEQQLDNFRQEAGGNGLPSYPHPRRLPWLWEFPTVSMGLGPLSAIYQARFNRYLTARGIKDVSDSHVWAFLGDGEMDEPESTAALALASREGLDNLTFVINCNLQRLDGPVRANFKIVQELEAQFRGAGWNVVKTLWGTAWDELFQLDTTGALVRRLREVPDAQVQTYQTRDAAYIRADFFGKDPALVEMAKLLSDDKILACFHLSRGGHESRKVYAAYKSALDHKGAPTVILAQTVKGFTLGEGFASKNANHQMKKLTVDEFKKMRDLLELPVSDAQFTDGQVPYGHPGADSPEVRYLQERRAALGGPAPARRLHALPPLPAPAEKAFASFDKGSGAQNMATTMAFVRLVKDLVRDKETGKRWVPIVPDEARTFGMESLFPSLGIYSPKGQTYEPVDRDQLMYYKEAKNGQILNEGITEAGSMADFIAASTAYSTHGEAMIPFYIFYSMFGWQRTADQMWQLGDQLGRGFLVGATAGRTTLTGEGLQHADGHSPVIAATNPAALSYDPAFAYEVAAIVKDGLRRMYGEATPGEDQNVFYYLTVYNEPLPQPAKPSAPGIDEGIVKGLYRFNTAESAGLTPVANAPRIQLLGSGTAIHWALTAQRLLAEEWGVAADVWSATSWTELRRDALAADAALLQGEERVPYLRQALQGAEGPVLAVSDYMRQVPDQIAQWVDQDYSSLGADGFGLSDTREAARRHFGVDAESIVVAALAQLARRGEVKATAVKEARAKYGL from the coding sequence ATGACCGACCCCCACGCCATCCAGCCGAGCGAGCTCGACCAGCTCCCCGACCGGGACCCCGAGGAGACCGCCGAATGGCAGGCCTCGCTGGACGCGGTCGCCAAGGCGGCGGGCCCGCACCGTGCCGCGTACCTGATGCGCCGCACGCTGGAGCGCGCGGAGGGCAACGGCATCGCGCTGCCCAAGCTGCTCGAGACCGACTACGTCAACACCATTCCGACCGCCGCCGAGCCGGGCGTACCCGGTGACGAGGCGATGGAGTCCCGTATCACCGCGTGGAACCGCTGGAACGCGGCCGCCATGGTCACCCGGGGCGCCAAACACGGCGTCGGCGGCCACATCGCCACCTTCGCCTCCGCGGCCTGGCTGTACGAGACCGGCTTCAACCACTTCTTCAGGGGCAAGGAGGCCGACGGCTCGGGCGACCAGCTCTACATCCAGGGCCACGCCTCCCCCGGCATCTACGCCCGTGCCTTCCTCGACGGCCGGCTGACCGAGCAGCAGCTCGACAACTTCCGCCAGGAGGCGGGCGGCAACGGCCTCCCGTCGTACCCGCACCCGCGGCGCCTGCCCTGGCTGTGGGAGTTCCCGACGGTGAGCATGGGCCTCGGCCCCCTCTCCGCCATCTACCAGGCCCGCTTCAACCGGTATCTGACCGCGCGCGGCATCAAGGACGTCTCGGACTCGCACGTCTGGGCCTTCCTCGGCGACGGCGAGATGGACGAGCCGGAGTCCACGGCGGCACTCGCCCTGGCCTCCCGCGAGGGCCTGGACAACCTGACCTTCGTCATCAACTGCAACCTCCAGCGCCTCGACGGCCCGGTCCGCGCGAACTTCAAGATCGTTCAGGAGCTGGAGGCCCAGTTCCGCGGCGCCGGCTGGAACGTCGTCAAGACGCTGTGGGGTACGGCCTGGGACGAGCTGTTCCAGCTGGACACCACCGGTGCGCTCGTACGGCGCCTGCGCGAGGTACCCGACGCCCAGGTGCAGACGTACCAGACGCGCGACGCGGCCTACATCCGCGCCGACTTCTTCGGCAAGGACCCGGCGCTCGTCGAGATGGCGAAGCTGCTGAGCGACGACAAGATCCTCGCGTGCTTCCACCTCTCCCGCGGCGGCCACGAGTCCCGCAAGGTGTACGCGGCCTACAAGTCGGCCCTGGACCACAAGGGCGCTCCGACCGTCATCCTGGCCCAGACCGTCAAGGGCTTCACGCTCGGTGAGGGCTTCGCGTCGAAGAACGCCAACCACCAGATGAAGAAGCTGACGGTGGACGAGTTCAAGAAGATGCGTGACCTTCTCGAACTCCCGGTCTCGGACGCGCAGTTCACCGACGGGCAGGTGCCCTACGGCCACCCGGGCGCCGACTCCCCCGAGGTCCGCTACCTCCAGGAGCGCCGCGCGGCGCTCGGCGGTCCGGCCCCGGCCCGCCGTCTCCACGCGCTCCCCCCGCTGCCCGCCCCGGCGGAGAAGGCCTTCGCCTCCTTCGACAAGGGCTCCGGCGCCCAGAACATGGCGACGACCATGGCCTTCGTCCGCCTGGTCAAGGACCTGGTCCGCGACAAGGAGACCGGGAAGCGCTGGGTGCCGATCGTCCCCGACGAGGCGCGCACCTTCGGCATGGAGTCGCTGTTCCCGTCCCTCGGGATCTACTCCCCCAAGGGCCAGACGTACGAGCCGGTCGACCGCGACCAGCTGATGTACTACAAGGAGGCCAAGAACGGCCAGATCCTCAACGAGGGGATCACCGAGGCCGGTTCGATGGCCGACTTCATCGCCGCGTCCACCGCGTACTCCACGCACGGCGAAGCGATGATCCCGTTCTACATCTTCTACTCGATGTTCGGCTGGCAGCGCACGGCCGACCAGATGTGGCAGCTCGGCGACCAGCTCGGCCGCGGCTTCCTCGTCGGCGCCACGGCCGGCCGTACGACGCTGACGGGCGAGGGCCTGCAGCACGCCGACGGTCACTCGCCGGTGATCGCGGCGACCAACCCGGCGGCGCTGTCGTACGACCCGGCGTTCGCGTACGAGGTGGCGGCGATCGTCAAGGACGGTCTGCGCCGTATGTACGGCGAGGCGACCCCGGGTGAGGACCAGAACGTCTTCTACTACCTGACCGTCTACAACGAGCCGCTGCCGCAGCCGGCGAAGCCGTCCGCACCCGGCATCGACGAGGGCATCGTCAAGGGCCTGTACCGCTTCAACACGGCCGAGTCGGCGGGGCTGACGCCGGTGGCCAACGCGCCGCGCATCCAGCTGCTCGGCTCCGGCACGGCGATCCACTGGGCCCTCACCGCGCAGCGGCTGCTCGCCGAGGAGTGGGGCGTGGCCGCGGACGTGTGGTCGGCGACCTCCTGGACGGAGCTGCGCCGCGACGCGCTGGCCGCCGACGCGGCACTGCTCCAGGGCGAGGAGCGGGTCCCGTACCTCCGCCAGGCGCTGCAGGGCGCCGAGGGCCCGGTGCTCGCGGTCTCCGACTACATGCGCCAGGTCCCGGACCAGATCGCGCAGTGGGTGGACCAGGACTACTCGTCGCTCGGCGCCGACGGCTTCGGTCTCTCGGACACCCGCGAGGCGGCCCGCCGCCACTTCGGCGTCGACGCCGAGTCGATCGTCGTGGCGGCCCTGGCCCAGCTCGCCCGGCGCGGCGAGGTCAAGGCGACGGCGGTGAAGGAAGCACGCGCGAAGTACGGGCTGTAG
- a CDS encoding leucyl aminopeptidase: MTALTLSTAAAPGLRADAIVIGVAKGTGSTSGDLVVAPGAEAVDKAYDGKLAGVLETLGASGAEGEVTKLPAPSGFKAPVVVAVGLGSQPDKDANGAAFDAEVLRKAAGAAARTLVGAKKAAFALPVGDPSDIGAIGEGVLLGAYSFDAYKDNGKNEKAKNGKAPLAEATLLGGKPRDKAHKAAVERATAVAEELNRARDLINTPPNDLDPEAFAAVAQAAAKEHGIKVQVLDEKALEKGGYGGILGVGAGSAAGPRLVKLSYTSSKAKKHLALVGKGITYDSGGISLKPAGHNETMKCDMSGAAAVFAAVVAAARLGLEVNVTGWLALAENMPSGSATRPGDVLRMYSGKTVEVLNTDAEGRLVLADALWAASQEKPDAIVDVATLTGAMMLALGSRTFGIMANDDAFRSAVHEAAEEVGEPAWPMPLPEHLRKGMDSPTADIANMGERMGGGLVAGLFLREFVGEGITWAHLDIAGPAFNEGGPFGYTPKGGTGTAVRTLVRLAELTAAGDLG, encoded by the coding sequence GTGACTGCTCTCACTCTCAGCACCGCCGCGGCGCCCGGTCTTCGGGCCGATGCGATCGTGATCGGTGTGGCCAAGGGCACCGGCTCCACATCTGGGGACCTGGTCGTGGCGCCCGGCGCCGAGGCCGTGGACAAGGCCTATGACGGCAAACTCGCCGGCGTCCTGGAGACCCTCGGTGCCTCCGGCGCCGAGGGCGAGGTGACCAAGCTGCCCGCGCCCTCCGGCTTCAAGGCCCCCGTCGTGGTGGCGGTGGGCCTGGGCTCGCAGCCCGATAAGGACGCGAACGGGGCCGCCTTCGACGCCGAGGTCCTGCGCAAGGCGGCGGGCGCCGCCGCCCGTACCCTCGTCGGCGCCAAGAAGGCCGCCTTCGCCCTGCCGGTCGGGGACCCCTCCGACATCGGCGCGATCGGCGAGGGCGTGCTGCTCGGCGCGTACTCCTTCGACGCCTACAAGGACAACGGCAAGAACGAGAAGGCCAAGAACGGCAAGGCACCGCTCGCCGAGGCCACCCTCCTCGGCGGCAAGCCCCGCGACAAGGCGCACAAGGCGGCCGTCGAGCGCGCCACCGCCGTCGCCGAGGAACTCAACCGCGCCCGCGACCTGATCAACACCCCGCCGAACGACCTCGACCCGGAGGCCTTCGCCGCCGTCGCGCAGGCCGCGGCCAAGGAGCACGGCATCAAGGTGCAGGTGCTCGACGAGAAGGCACTGGAGAAGGGTGGCTACGGCGGCATCCTCGGCGTCGGCGCCGGTTCCGCAGCCGGCCCGCGGCTGGTGAAGCTGTCGTACACCTCCTCCAAGGCGAAGAAGCACCTCGCGCTCGTCGGCAAGGGCATCACCTACGACTCGGGCGGCATCTCGCTGAAGCCGGCGGGCCACAACGAGACGATGAAGTGCGACATGAGCGGTGCCGCCGCGGTCTTCGCGGCCGTCGTCGCCGCCGCGCGGCTCGGCCTTGAGGTCAACGTCACCGGCTGGCTGGCGCTCGCCGAGAACATGCCCTCGGGTTCCGCGACCCGGCCCGGTGACGTGCTGCGCATGTACAGCGGCAAGACGGTCGAGGTCCTCAACACGGACGCCGAGGGCCGGCTGGTGCTCGCGGACGCGCTGTGGGCCGCGTCCCAGGAGAAGCCGGACGCCATCGTCGACGTCGCGACGCTCACCGGCGCGATGATGCTGGCGCTGGGCAGCCGGACGTTCGGGATCATGGCGAACGACGACGCGTTCCGCTCCGCGGTGCACGAGGCCGCCGAGGAGGTCGGTGAGCCGGCCTGGCCGATGCCGCTGCCGGAGCACCTGCGCAAGGGGATGGACTCCCCCACCGCCGACATCGCGAACATGGGTGAGCGGATGGGCGGCGGCCTGGTCGCCGGTCTGTTCCTGCGTGAGTTCGTGGGCGAGGGCATCACCTGGGCGCACCTGGACATCGCGGGCCCGGCCTTCAACGAGGGCGGACCCTTCGGGTACACCCCCAAGGGCGGTACGGGTACGGCGGTACGGACGCTGGTGCGGCTGGCGGAGCTGACCGCGGCGGGCGACCTGGGCTGA
- a CDS encoding YafY family protein — translation MRAARLIKMVLLLQSRPAMTAAELARELEVSERTVTRDAQALSEAGVPVYADRGRAGGYRLIGGYRTRLTGLARSEAEALFLSGVPGALREMGLEDAASAARLKVSAALLPSLRDASRAAAQRFHLDAPNWFAEPGTPPLLPAVADAVWDDRRITARYRSRETEVERVLEPYGLVLKAGVWYVCARVTEGGSFRVYRIDRFTAAEAGGERFERDEEFDLPAFWAERAAQFARSILRAEVVVRVSADGARRLPYAVDPASAREALAEAGAPDEEGWLTVTLAVESEKVAHAQLAGLGPEVEVLAPPSLRARFADDAIRLGRLYGT, via the coding sequence ATGCGTGCTGCCCGGCTCATCAAGATGGTGCTGCTGCTCCAGTCCCGCCCCGCCATGACCGCCGCCGAGCTGGCGCGGGAGCTGGAGGTGTCCGAGCGGACCGTGACGCGCGACGCGCAGGCGTTGTCGGAGGCGGGCGTTCCGGTGTACGCGGACCGTGGCCGGGCGGGCGGCTACCGGCTCATCGGCGGGTATCGCACCCGGCTGACCGGGCTGGCGCGGAGTGAGGCCGAGGCGCTGTTCCTGTCCGGCGTCCCGGGGGCGCTGCGGGAGATGGGTCTGGAGGACGCGGCGTCCGCCGCCCGGCTGAAGGTGTCGGCGGCCCTGCTCCCCTCCTTGCGGGACGCTTCCCGTGCGGCGGCGCAGCGCTTCCATCTGGACGCCCCGAACTGGTTCGCCGAACCGGGGACACCCCCGCTGCTGCCCGCGGTGGCCGACGCGGTGTGGGACGACCGCCGGATCACCGCGCGCTACCGGAGCCGGGAGACCGAGGTGGAGCGGGTGCTGGAGCCTTACGGGCTCGTGCTCAAGGCGGGCGTCTGGTACGTGTGCGCGCGGGTCACCGAGGGTGGTTCCTTCCGGGTGTACCGGATCGACCGGTTCACGGCGGCGGAGGCGGGCGGGGAGCGGTTCGAGCGGGACGAGGAGTTCGATCTGCCCGCCTTCTGGGCGGAGCGGGCCGCGCAGTTCGCGCGGTCGATCCTGCGGGCCGAGGTGGTGGTGCGGGTCTCCGCCGACGGGGCGCGAAGGCTTCCGTACGCCGTCGATCCCGCCTCCGCGCGGGAGGCCCTCGCCGAGGCGGGCGCCCCGGACGAGGAGGGGTGGCTGACGGTGACGCTCGCCGTGGAGTCGGAGAAGGTCGCCCACGCACAGCTCGCGGGGCTCGGGCCGGAGGTGGAGGTGCTGGCTCCGCCGAGCCTGCGGGCGCGTTTCGCCGATGACGCGATACGACTGGGCCGTCTGTACGGGACATAA